The region CGGGTAGTAATCAAAGGGTGGGACATTTAAGTAGGTGGACAGTAATTAAACATCAGTTCCTTTCGTCACGCTATCCAGGATCGTACGGTAAGTTAGTGGTGGCAAGTAATATCTTTAATTCTAGGTATTTAGTAGGTTCAATCAAGCGCATTCTAACGGCCATTTCCAACAGCGCAGCATCGTAATGTATAGAGAGGAATATGGGGATGGGATGAACAGTAGTTGAAATGTATCAAATTCATATTTTTAGAAACATTTACTAACCTTATCGTTTATTACTAACCCTTCGTATGGCGTAACCTGGCAGGATTTGCTGCAAATGAAGGTAAAATATAATAATGATAAGAAagaatcaattaaaatcaatattgAATTGGGTAATGAtctaaaatttcaaaaactttcTATTGGCAATACTTTCTAATTTGGCGTTGGCAGATATTGGAGGATCTGAAGGTTTGTACAAAATCAGAAAGtcaaaattttgaaaaatgaaattcgtTTTATCGTTCGTTCCTCAAGTTGCTACGTTACGTATTAAAGTTACATATCTCGTACTAATGCACTTATTCCCCTTACTAAACAGAATACATCGACGGGAGTGTTTAAGGAGACTCCTGCCGAGCTGGTGATCCGTGTGTCGAGTGACATCTTGAACCGTCTGCCGGCCGAGTTTGATCGTGATGCCGCACTGGAAAAGTATCCAACGGACTATCATCAGGTGAGCTCCGCTCATCCGTCGCTCGCTACAACGTAATAACAATCGCTGTGATCTTGTAATTTTCCCAGAGCATGAatacggtgctggtgcaggagATGGTTCGGTTCAATGCACTGCTTAGCTGCATCCGTGGCAGCCTGGCAACGGCCCGCAAAGCCATGCAAGGGCTGGTGGCCATGTCACCGACGGTGGAAGAGGTGGTCGGTGCCATCCTGGTTGGCAAAATTCCATCCGTTTGGGCAAAGCGTTCATATCCCAGTCTGAAACCGCTCGGATCGTACATCGTCGATTTCATAGCCCGGCTCGACTTCCTGCAGAAGTGGTATGACGAGGGCCCGCCGGCCACCTTCTGGGTATCGGGGTTCTTCTTCACGCAAGCCTTTCTTACCGGAGCCCAGCAAAACTACGCCCGGAAATACGTCATTCCCATCGATTTGCTCGTATTCGATAGCGAGGTGCAGCGGGCCACAGAATTCCACCAACCGCCCGATGAcggcgtgtatgtgtatggCCTCTTCCTGGAGGGTACCCGCTGGGACGGAGAAGCGGGCTATCTGGCGGAGTCCATTCCTCGCGTACTGTTCGATACGATGCCGCACGTAAGATGCACTCGTTTCTGTTGGAATCAGGTAGATGGGCGTCAATTGgttctctctgtttgtttgcagATCCTGCTTAAACCGATGAAAAAGGAAGATTTCGTAATGAGACATACGTTCAACTGTCCAGTGTACAAAACTGCCGAACGCCGTGGAACTCTCTCAACGACGGGTCATAGTACGAACTTTGTGATTGCCTTGTTGCTCGATTGTGCACCGGAAACACAACCAGAGCACTGGGTAATGCGAGGTGCTGCTATGCTATGTCAGCTAAGCCATTGATCATCGTGGTGTCCTTTACTGCCTTAACTTATTTTTGAACAAAATCGTGAGCAGTAGTAAGATTTTAGAGAATCATTTTTCGGACATTTAGAGCTCCATTTACTTTagataaataaattttctAACCGTCTTAATAGGACAAATTTACATCAGACAAACAAACGTATGATTTGGAGCCCTTTATTAAACGTGAGGCTTATAAATGTATcttcttaaaaaaaacgtAATAGTGGTATGTGCGGATAGATGGAAGAATACTAGGAGGTTAAAACGCCCATCGGTGTACTTCGGATTAATGCGATTACTACGAAGACACAGGGTTCTTAAAATATGCCACATAAGGGGGAATTGGTTTTGAGTGTGtgtatctgtatgtgtgtaaggCCTATCAAAGATCCTTAATGACTCTGCTTCACTTTTTTGAAGGCAGCTTTTCAATTGTCTGCCTATTAAGGCAGTAAGATTCTCGGTTACATTACTGATTAACATTACAAAATCGCTGTAGTCTATCCAGTTCGCTGTTGTTGAGGTGTGTACTCTACACGAGCTTCATTGTTTGGCATCAAATAGGGTTGGCTACATTAAAAATCCGGCACTGAGTGATCCATCTTGCCCCTCAGCCAGGACATGGGcagcttcttcatcatcacttcGTAGATAATGAACGGAACGATCGTGAGCGTGATGGTTCGCTCGGACGCACTGATGATCTTGGTGATCTCTTTGTCCTTCAGTCCGATAACATTCTGACCGTTCacttccagcagctgctgatcgatcAGCAGCCCGTTCCGAGCTGCCGACGAATCTTTCACGATGGCCGTGATCTTACCGTTATTGAACTGGAAGCCAAAACCGCCCGAAGAATCCTTGTGCAGTGTGATCGCACGCTCGAACGGGCtagaagtgaagtgaaaaaataTTAGAAACCGAAGTCATTCGGTCAGTATCTGCGATCCCCCGGTTGAAAGCTTACCGATCGCGCACTACAATcgaaatgttgtttttgtcgCTCTTCTTCAGCAGCTTGTGCACGTCGTCATCGGAGAAACCGGCCACCAGGGTACCGTTGATTTGCAGAATCTGATCACCGAACCGCAGACCAGCCATCGCTGCCGGGCTGTCTTTCACCACCACGCAAACGAACACACCCTTGTTAACGGCATGCGCCCGTAGTCCCACTTTCTTGTCCGCACCCTTGCACAGAATAAGCTATCGAGGGGGAAATTGGCGATCGGATGAGTACACAAATGTGTTGTTGTATGACCgcaacgaaagtgaaacctgTTTTGAGCATTTTCCGGACTTACCTCACGGATACCGTTCGTCACTTGACCACGCTGAAGCCCCACGAAGCCACCGGTGACGGGTGCAACCATGTTTGCATTGCTCACCGTCGCCACTGTCGATACCTGCGGGATGGCAAGGGCTTGCGCGTTGGGCGACTGTTGGGCGTGCAGGAACTGTGGAAGGTTCGCCTCGATCATGGCCTTCGATAACTCCAGCCCCATGTATTCGTACAAATCGGGATACATGGCTGTAGGCGCGAGCGCATTATGAACGGAGGCCTTTTCCGGAGCGCTGGCACCAGCGCCTTCGATGGTCTCGAAGCTCGGGTACAAGCTGTACGCCGGGGGCACCTTGGATGTCGGCGCTGATGGATGGtagagttgctgctgttgctgttgctgtgcggcggccgctgctgctacaactCTGTTCTGCGATTGCAGCATCTTGTCCACCTGCATATCTTCGAGCGACGGATACAGCGACATCGTGATGCGGAAGCTAGAAACAGAAACTAGTTAAGAACACGAGGAACCCAATTAAAACCTCCTGTTTAGTCCACGGCGTTAAGCTTCACTGCTCTGCAAATAAGTTTTTGATAAGCAAATCCGCACGAGTCACCATCGAGGAGAAACCCCGCAGGTTGGCGATGATTCATCACCCACGAAAGGCGTTAATGGAAcgaatcaaagcaaccgattATTTACCACGCAGCTAGCCAAGAACAGCGAGAAGGTCGTGAGGACGTTTGGAACTTAGAACGCGGAGTCACGGTCAAGTGCCTCGAGGAGAGTATAAAAGAAATCACACTCCAAACAAGAGACGCCCGAAAAGTGTACTGGAATGCTTTGTTCGCACGTTCCACCGTTTAGAAGGGAACAACAGCAAGAAGAACAACACGCATTGGCATCGATGCAACGACGCTTGCACGGTGCACTAGAACGCTATGGCGCAGTAGCTGGCCAGTTTGGGTGGAACTAGGAGAGGCACACTTACTGGAACGATATTCCGGAGAACACAAACGGACGAACTGATTTCTGTAACTGATGGTATTTTACTGGTCACTTTGCTGCCGAGAAACGGTGAGTCAAGCACCGCCGCTACTACGTGGGGGTCGGTTTGTCCTGAGAACGGTGCACTGCATGGGAGTTATGCGCTAGCCCCAACCGGATCGTGAATCATCGtgcgaccaaaaaaaaacatgtttttgataaacaatcaCGAAACTTTTCACAGGGCGTCCAGATGGCGCGACTATCGCTCGGTATGGTCGGCTACAGGCGGCTACAAAACAGTTATACAGCCGAGGGCCATTTTCAACGAAGCATGCGCTTtgacgaaaacgaagaagaagcaaaagagttTTTGGGAAGGTTCAAGTCGATGAAAGCAAAACTTTTGGAGCTGTAAAAACCGTAATTAATCATCGATTTGGGAACAATGTAAGTAGAAAATGCTGCCCCCCACCGTGCACGGGATGGATCTGTATCGGAAAACGTTTCTCTTGCAGGGCGCGTTCCAAGAACCGCTCCGAATCCGAGGAGTCCGAGAAGGTGGACAAGAAGCCGCGCGGCCGCGACAAGGATCGGAAAAAGcgcagctcgagcagcagcgacagcagcggcaggtaAGTTCTACTTTTCGAGGGAGATTTTCCGTGTTAAGAACGCTATAATGGCGTTACCGGCTCCGGGGCATTTTCATGGTGGCGtaggttgcttcgatcgatcgatggcgcgCGTACCCATGGTTATGTATGCGTGAAACCGGTAACGCTGCGTcgctcctccctccccccttcccctgggAAGTGCATGTAAACAACTAATTTTCCACGacggtttttgcttttccagctCTTCCGATAGTAGCTCATCGCGTAGCTCGTCGGGATCGCgttccagctcgagcagcagcagcagctcgtcatccagttcatcgtcgtcgtccagcagCGAGGCGGAGCGGTCGCGTACCAAGCGCAAGACCAACACGAAGTCGCGATCCCGCAGCAAGAGCCCGGCACCGGCCCAGTGGAACAAGGAATCGTCGGTTAACAAGGATGCGGGCGCGAAAGCGGTCCGTGCTAAATCGAAGGAGAAGGATCGCCGGAGCTCGGAACCACGGGACAATGATAAGGAGAACAGTAGCCGCCCACCGGCCCGCGCTGGTTCGGTAGAAAAATCGAACAAAGATTCACGCAGCCGCCGCTCCCGGTCGGATTCGTCGAAGCGTAAACGTAAGGAGCGCTCTGTTACGCCCCGTCCGGTTCGGATTCACATTGGGCGGCTTACGCGCAACGTTACGCGTGACCATGTGATGGAAATATTCAGCACTTACGGCGAGGTACGTAACGTGGAGTTTCCGATGGATCGTTTTCAGCCGTTTGGGCGCGGGTTTTGCTATGTCGAGTACGCGGATGCGGATGGGGCTGAGAATGCGATGAAGCACATGGACGGTGGTCAGGTCGATGGGCAGGAGATAACGGCTTCACCGGTGCTGTTGCCGAAAGCACGGCCACCACCCCGCCGGCCTTCACCGATCATGCGTAACAACCGCCCAATGCAGCAGCGCTGGCGTTCGCCGATGcgctaccgtcgtcgtccctcGATCAGGCGTAGCCCGCGTCGCAGGCGTTCACGCAGTCCCATCCGACGACGCCGCCAGAGCAACAGCTCCGATAGTTCacgctagagagagagagagagagagagagagtatccCCCGTCGGATGATggaccttttttctttttacatttttctcaACGCGAGCTGCATCGTAGAGGGGTAGAGAGTAGGCAGATACCTTCACATTATAAGCTAATCGTAATTGCCCATCGAACACTGATGCAGGCATTTTAGGACAGACCAATTGAACTTTTCCTTTGGGACATATGCAGTCAGAGAGATAGATGAGTGGAAAAGAGTGGAACCTTTGTCAACGGTGTCCAACAACAAAGATAAACACAATCggataaataaaatcaatttctcgTACTTTATTCACAAGCTAGAGAGAAGATCGGGCGATTGGTGGTTTGGAAGAGATGAGATGGATCCACCTGAAGCAACCAGAGCTCATCTGCAATCTTCTGCTTACAAAAGCCGCGTCGAAAGTTGGAGCAGACAGACCACCACGTACGCACAATTAAGTAACCACATCTCGAGTTACCCGATTACGGGTTCGTTTACGGCTTCTACGGTGTATCGTAATGCTAGAGAATCAcaatgtgttgtgttggatCGAATCTCATCGAATATTGTGCGCGATTCTTCAGAGAAAGGAGGCGATTCATTcgttcgtccttcgtcctgGTGGTCCATTCCATTTGCGCTATTACTTTCCCTCGTACTCGACAATGTTGCGACAAACGGCGGCAAACTTTCGCACATGTTCCTGTACCA is a window of Anopheles aquasalis chromosome 2, idAnoAquaMG_Q_19, whole genome shotgun sequence DNA encoding:
- the LOC126569111 gene encoding syntenin-1-like — translated: MSLYPSLEDMQVDKMLQSQNRVVAAAAAAQQQQQQQLYHPSAPTSKVPPAYSLYPSFETIEGAGASAPEKASVHNALAPTAMYPDLYEYMGLELSKAMIEANLPQFLHAQQSPNAQALAIPQVSTVATVSNANMVAPVTGGFVGLQRGQVTNGIRELILCKGADKKVGLRAHAVNKGVFVCVVVKDSPAAMAGLRFGDQILQINGTLVAGFSDDDVHKLLKKSDKNNISIVVRDRPFERAITLHKDSSGGFGFQFNNGKITAIVKDSSAARNGLLIDQQLLEVNGQNVIGLKDKEITKIISASERTITLTIVPFIIYEVMMKKLPMSWLRGKMDHSVPDF
- the LOC126569112 gene encoding RNA-binding protein with serine-rich domain 1-A codes for the protein MARSKNRSESEESEKVDKKPRGRDKDRKKRSSSSSDSSGSSSDSSSSRSSSGSRSSSSSSSSSSSSSSSSSSSEAERSRTKRKTNTKSRSRSKSPAPAQWNKESSVNKDAGAKAVRAKSKEKDRRSSEPRDNDKENSSRPPARAGSVEKSNKDSRSRRSRSDSSKRKRKERSVTPRPVRIHIGRLTRNVTRDHVMEIFSTYGEVRNVEFPMDRFQPFGRGFCYVEYADADGAENAMKHMDGGQVDGQEITASPVLLPKARPPPRRPSPIMRNNRPMQQRWRSPMRYRRRPSIRRSPRRRRSRSPIRRRRQSNSSDSSR